AGGCTTAGCCCAGCCAAAGATAATACCACCCAAAAGAAAAGTAACAGTAGGTACAACAATTGACCCCATAAAATCCAGATGCTTAAGTGGGTTTAAGGTTAAACGACCGGCAAGTTTAGCCGTCGGATCTCCCAACATACCGGCAACATAGCCATGAGATACTTCATGTATAACGACTGACATTATGAGGATAGCTATAACAAAGATAAAATCTGCTTGCATAATAATCCTTTTATGCTAACATAAAAAACATCATGACAAAAGTTTGTCCAATTTGCGAAAAGGGTTCACAAATGGGTGGCGGCTACAGCAACCGTGTTCGTGCTACTCAATTTAACCCTACCGGCAAAAAAAGACGTTACCCTAACCTCCAATGGGCTACCCTCATCTCAGGAAAAAGAGTAAAAATATGCACTAACTGTCTTAAGAGAGGCAAGCACCTAGTAGAAAAAATCGCTACTAAAATCTCAAAATAAAAATAATAAAAAAATCCCCACCACTTGCGAGCGGCGGGGATTTAAATTTGGTATTTCCTTTAATTTTATTCTTCCTTATCTGGAAGATTGTAATCTCTCACCTTTCCCGCAAAATGAGGGGAAAAGCACATCGCTAAGAATAGTACAGAAAGAGCACCGATAAATATTATCCAAAATATTTTCTCCCACATACGATAACCTCCTTTTATAAAAAATAGGCAACCATTGGTTTATCTCTCTTTTTAATATACACTTTAAATTATACTATGCAACTAGACTCACCAATTGACGAGATATTTCGCCTTAAAGAAACTCAAAAAAAGGCGCTCGGCAAACTCAATATAAAAACTGTAGAAAATTTACTCCGCCACATTCCCTCCAGATACGGCGAGCTTATAGAAACCAAACTGATTACAGAGGCAATACCCGGCGAAGTGGCGACAATATGCGGGAAGATAACAAATATAAAAAAGAACAGAGCCTTTAAAAAAAGATTCTCTCTGACGGAAGCAACTATTGAAGATGAAACAGGGAAGATAAAGGCTACATGGTTTCACCAGCCATATATAGTAAATATGTTAAAAGAAGGGTCTTTTACTTGCCTTTCCGGTAAAATAACACAAGGGAAGAATGGCGCGTATTTAGCTAATCCTGATTTTTCCTCGCAAGACAAATTATCATCTGACCTAAACAATAGAAAAAATCTATTCTCCGACAAAGAAACAGTGGAGAAAACCTTGCTAATACCCATATATCCCGAGAGCAGGGGCGTATCATCTAAATGGCTACATCATTCTATATTGAAGATTTTAAGAAGTGGTGCGCATAAAGAGATTAGTGATCCTATTCCGACAGAAATTTTAAAAAAATATAAACTGCCGTCTCTTGAAAAATCTCTTGTTTATATACATACTCCTAAAAACGAAAAAGATGCTCGCGTAGCAAGAAAAAGGTTCGCATTTGAAGAAATTTTTTTTATACAACTCTCTCACCTTAGAGCGAGAGCAATTCATGATAAAGATAAATCTATAATCATAGATACAAAACAAGAAGACATAGACGAATTCTTAAATAAATTTCCTTTTAAACCGACAAATGGTCAGCTAAAAGCTATAAAGCAAATCACCGAAGACCTAAAGAAAGATAAACCGATGGCGCGCCTTCTTGAAGGAGATGTCGGCTCTGGCAAGACACTGATAGCAGTGACTGCTTCTTATGCTGTGGTAGAATCAGGATTTCAAGTCGCCTATATGGCGCCGACTGAGATCCTGGCTCAGCAACTTTTTAAGAACTTTACCGACTACTTCAAGCACCTAGGGGTCTGGGCGCAAGTTGGTCTCATCACCGGAAGCGAGTGCCGGAAATTCCCTTCCAAGTCTAACCCTAAAGACTCAACTCACATATCACGGACTCAACTCCTAAAGTGGGTAAAGGACGGCAGTGTCCCTATTTTGATTGGCACGCATTCCTTAATCCAAAAAGGGGTTAAACTCAAAAATCCGGCCCTTATGATAATAGACGAGCAACATCGCTTTGGCACCGCTCAACGAGCGAAACTTGCTCGCGATAAAGCTGAAGTCACACCCCACCTTCTATCTATGACCGCCACACCTATCCCTCGCACCCTTGCCCTCACCATCTATAGCGACTTAGACCTGACGATACTTGACGAGATGCCGCCTGGCAGGAAGCAGATCATCACAGAGATAGTCTCTCCGGTAAACAGAACCGGAACTTATGCAAAAATCCGCGATGAACTGAAAAATGGTAGACAAGTATATGTGATCTGTCCAAGGATAGACCTGCCTGCCGAGGCAGGCGAGCCCGACCTGGCTAATACCGCCGATGGCGGTTCGCCCGGCGCGAATGCGCTTAGGGACAAAGCGCTTTCTCTTAATGTCAAATCAGTAAAAGAGGAAGCTGTTCGCCTTAAGAAGGATATTTTCCAAGAATTTGAAATAGGAATACTCCACAGTAAACTAAAACCAAAAGAGAAAGAAGAAATAATGCAGAAATTCTCAAACGGAGAGATTGACATACTTGTCGCCACATCCGTTGTGGAAGTTGGAGTCAATGTGCCAAATGCGACTATTATAATAATAGAAGGAGCAGATAGATTTGGGCTAGCTCAACTCCACCAACTGAGAGGGAGGGTATTGAGGAGCAATCATCAAGCGTATTGTTTTGTCTTTACAGATTCCAAATCTAAGACCACAACAGAGCGTTTAAAAGCCCTAAAGACGTCTAAAAACGGTTTTGAGCTGGCTGAGTATGACTTATCCCTTCGTGGTCCGGGAGAGCTCGGTGGGGGCAAACAATGGGGTATCTCAGACATCGGCATGGAAGCGATAAAGAATATAAAAATGGTAGAAGCGGCGCGTGAAGAATCTCAGAGAATAATAAAAGAGGACCCTGAACTAGAAAAATACCCGCTCATTAAAGAAAGGATAACAAACCAAAAAACCGAAATCCATTTTGAATAAGAAAGTAAAAATGTGCATCACCAGTTGTAAGAAAACCAAGCGTTGTTTACAAAAATTAGATAATTAAAAAGGGCCGTACCAAAAGGTCGTGCCCTTTACCAATGGCCAGATTTCCCGTCAGACAGGAAATCTCCTGAATACCATTTTCCCTTTCTCCACAAAAAACTGAACCTCGATGGTCTTTCCTTTCCTCGTGTAGTAGAAAGAACAGCACTCCCCGAGTACACCCCATCTAAAAATCCACCCTTTTTTCTCTCTCTTCATTATTATCCCTCCCTTTTTTATTATAAAGGCATTATTATATAATAATATATCATCCTCACAACAAAGTGTCAATAGGATCTCGGTAATGTCCACACACATATGGCGGTTTTTTATTTTTCTGAATTATCAAGAAGTTATCAAACTAGAAAATTTTTCTTAGAAAACCTTCATAAAGTGGAGAACGAAAAATCCAATGATAGTAAGGGTTGAAAGGATTGAGGTAGCAAACAACACAAGCAGGAGTCTTCTTACCTTTGTATCAATCGCGATGGGGTGCATCTTAAGCGAAGCGACCCAGTGCAACACAACGACTACGAAGAATATAACTACAGCTATCACCCCTTTACCAACCCAATGATGACCGAAAGTGAGGGCCAACCAATTTTTAAACGGTTTATTAAATTCACCAAAAATAGTGGCAAAGGTGATGAACAAAATCGTAATAATGGCGGCTATTGTAAACGAAGCGATAATTTTTAATTTTTTTTCTAACATATTAGATTGTTGCCGCTCCGGAGATTATAATACCGGCCAGCGCCATTAATATTCCTATAATAAAAGCCATTAAAGACACGAGCATTACCGCTCTTTTAAACTTGGGCATCTCATCCATACTCCCACCTAAAGCGAATATTGAGACCACGGATACAGTCGCCAGAAATGGAAGGAAAAGGAAAACATGTTCTTTGGCTTCCATCACAATAGAATGCGCCCACGGCATATCTCCGGCTTTAATAATCGGCTTCACTTTGCTTCCGTAATGAACAATATAATAATGCCCACCTAAAGCCCATGCTGTTAG
The genomic region above belongs to Patescibacteria group bacterium and contains:
- the recG gene encoding ATP-dependent DNA helicase RecG, yielding MQLDSPIDEIFRLKETQKKALGKLNIKTVENLLRHIPSRYGELIETKLITEAIPGEVATICGKITNIKKNRAFKKRFSLTEATIEDETGKIKATWFHQPYIVNMLKEGSFTCLSGKITQGKNGAYLANPDFSSQDKLSSDLNNRKNLFSDKETVEKTLLIPIYPESRGVSSKWLHHSILKILRSGAHKEISDPIPTEILKKYKLPSLEKSLVYIHTPKNEKDARVARKRFAFEEIFFIQLSHLRARAIHDKDKSIIIDTKQEDIDEFLNKFPFKPTNGQLKAIKQITEDLKKDKPMARLLEGDVGSGKTLIAVTASYAVVESGFQVAYMAPTEILAQQLFKNFTDYFKHLGVWAQVGLITGSECRKFPSKSNPKDSTHISRTQLLKWVKDGSVPILIGTHSLIQKGVKLKNPALMIIDEQHRFGTAQRAKLARDKAEVTPHLLSMTATPIPRTLALTIYSDLDLTILDEMPPGRKQIITEIVSPVNRTGTYAKIRDELKNGRQVYVICPRIDLPAEAGEPDLANTADGGSPGANALRDKALSLNVKSVKEEAVRLKKDIFQEFEIGILHSKLKPKEKEEIMQKFSNGEIDILVATSVVEVGVNVPNATIIIIEGADRFGLAQLHQLRGRVLRSNHQAYCFVFTDSKSKTTTERLKALKTSKNGFELAEYDLSLRGPGELGGGKQWGISDIGMEAIKNIKMVEAAREESQRIIKEDPELEKYPLIKERITNQKTEIHFE